In Dyadobacter sp. NIV53, a single window of DNA contains:
- a CDS encoding filamentous hemagglutinin produces MDIYQIATAFWDQTYSSNVDPTGPDENPIYDPRPEVPYPDIPEETPPFEREPETPPVEPTPELPPVEPVVPETEPLTDPGIDPEIPAFN; encoded by the coding sequence ATGGATATATATCAAATAGCAACAGCATTCTGGGATCAGACTTATAGTAGTAATGTAGATCCCACTGGTCCGGATGAAAATCCCATTTATGATCCTCGTCCAGAGGTTCCTTACCCGGATATTCCTGAGGAAACACCACCATTTGAAAGAGAACCCGAAACTCCTCCGGTAGAACCAACTCCTGAACTTCCGCCTGTTGAACCGGTTGTTCCTGAAACAGAGCCATTGACAGATCCGGGAATTGATCCGGAGATACCGGCTTTTAACTAA
- a CDS encoding response regulator transcription factor, translating into MKILIVEDEPDLLEIIQQSLEMENFLVETAGNYNSALDKIISFDYDCILLDIMLPGGNGLDLLQELKNLDKSDNVIIISAKDSLDDKLKGLNLGADDYMTKPFHIAELTARVKSVLRRKFFQGKNLIVIGNLKLDPEERSLLIDDQALLLNRKEFDILTYMIVNKNRLVNKTSLAEHVWGDHMDQADDYEFIYSQIKNLRKKLKDNKADVEIQAVYGIGYKLVQV; encoded by the coding sequence ATGAAGATATTAATCGTTGAAGATGAGCCCGATCTGTTGGAAATAATTCAACAGTCACTGGAAATGGAAAATTTTCTTGTAGAAACTGCAGGTAATTATAATTCGGCGCTGGACAAAATCATTTCTTTTGATTACGACTGTATATTGCTCGATATTATGCTGCCCGGAGGCAATGGGCTTGACTTGTTACAGGAATTAAAAAATCTTGATAAGTCGGATAATGTCATTATTATTTCTGCCAAAGATTCGCTGGACGACAAGTTAAAAGGCCTTAATCTGGGCGCGGATGATTATATGACCAAGCCTTTCCATATTGCAGAACTCACGGCTCGGGTAAAATCGGTGCTGAGAAGAAAATTTTTTCAGGGAAAGAACCTGATCGTAATTGGAAATTTGAAACTGGATCCGGAAGAAAGATCGCTTCTGATTGACGACCAGGCTTTGCTGCTGAACAGGAAAGAGTTTGATATACTGACTTATATGATCGTGAATAAAAACAGGCTGGTCAATAAAACGTCCCTGGCTGAGCATGTTTGGGGTGATCATATGGATCAGGCAGATGACTATGAATTTATTTATTCACAAATTAAAAACTTACGCAAGAAATTGAAAGATAATAAGGCAGATGTGGAAATTCAGGCCGTTTATGGGATTGGTTATAAACTGGTTCAGGTATGA
- a CDS encoding MFS transporter — MNFIKPHLSFGQIINMNFGFFGLQYSFGLQQANMSPIYSYLGADESSLPLLWLAGPMTGLIVQPIIGALSDKTITKWGRRTPYFLVGAILCSLSLLVMPFSSSVWMAASVLWILDASNNITQEPYRAFVSDKLDKSQHSLGFLTQSAFTGLGQTLSYLTPFLLINFFAISESGKIGRIPTSTLMAFLIGAVVSISSILWTLKTTKEIPLSEEEKAKIRSSPAGVASTFSEIFEAMREMPLTMKLMAPMMLFSWYGMFIYWQYIAKCVSSTLYNTVDSESPLFRKAEIWIGPMGAFYNAVAFISAFGLAWLARKYGPKYLHGICLFLAGIGLLAIPFIHNKYLLFVPMIGMGLSWASMMGNPYIMLAGSIPAERTGVYMGIFNMFIVIPMLLETFTLPLYYKSLLNSDPVNAIRLAGVLLVLAAVSVVFIKIRKGAVVGETEFRGSAH; from the coding sequence ATGAACTTTATAAAACCGCATTTATCTTTCGGCCAGATTATCAATATGAATTTTGGCTTTTTTGGCTTACAATATAGCTTTGGCTTACAGCAAGCCAATATGAGCCCCATTTATTCTTATTTAGGCGCAGATGAAAGCAGTTTGCCTTTACTCTGGCTGGCCGGACCGATGACAGGTTTAATCGTACAGCCAATTATTGGGGCGTTAAGCGACAAAACAATAACAAAATGGGGTCGAAGAACTCCATATTTTTTAGTCGGCGCAATTTTGTGCAGCTTGTCTTTATTAGTTATGCCGTTCAGCAGTTCAGTATGGATGGCAGCCAGCGTATTATGGATCCTGGACGCTTCCAATAATATTACACAGGAACCTTACCGTGCATTTGTAAGCGATAAACTGGATAAAAGTCAGCATTCACTCGGGTTTCTGACACAAAGTGCATTTACCGGTTTGGGACAAACACTGTCTTATCTGACACCATTTTTGCTTATAAACTTCTTTGCCATATCTGAATCAGGAAAAATTGGACGGATACCGACTTCTACACTGATGGCTTTTCTTATCGGTGCAGTTGTTTCTATCAGTTCTATTTTATGGACTTTAAAAACAACAAAAGAAATTCCGCTGTCTGAGGAAGAAAAGGCAAAAATAAGATCTTCGCCCGCAGGAGTAGCTTCTACTTTTTCAGAAATTTTTGAAGCCATGCGGGAAATGCCCCTAACGATGAAACTCATGGCTCCCATGATGTTATTCAGCTGGTATGGAATGTTTATTTATTGGCAATACATTGCTAAATGTGTATCATCAACTTTGTATAACACAGTGGATTCCGAAAGTCCGCTGTTCAGAAAGGCAGAAATATGGATTGGGCCAATGGGCGCTTTTTACAATGCGGTTGCTTTCATTTCAGCGTTTGGACTGGCATGGCTTGCCAGGAAATACGGCCCAAAATACTTGCATGGAATTTGCCTTTTTCTCGCTGGAATCGGGTTGTTAGCTATTCCTTTTATTCATAATAAATATTTGCTCTTTGTTCCTATGATTGGAATGGGTTTATCGTGGGCAAGTATGATGGGAAATCCTTATATCATGCTGGCAGGCAGCATTCCGGCCGAACGAACAGGCGTTTATATGGGAATTTTTAATATGTTCATTGTCATTCCAATGTTGCTGGAGACTTTTACTTTGCCATTATATTACAAATCGCTGCTTAATAGCGATCCAGTTAATGCAATCAGGCTTGCGGGCGTATTATTGGTTTTAGCAGCCGTTTCCGTAGTATTTATCAAAATCAGGAAGGGAGCCGTAGTTGGCGAAACCGAGTTCAGAGGATCAGCGCATTGA
- a CDS encoding alpha-amylase family protein yields MNNNQIVNALFDAVQNNNLDIAGTDKKFYTKLVLHAAEIRDLYTKLYAQHPAYSENFSKLIEVLIAANQNRATDLKNRDNKKAENWYLSNELAGMSLYVDRFCGHLTKLPGKLDYVLNLGVNLLHLMPVFESPENESDGGYAVSDFRKVDKKFGTLKDLHKLRQTMQEKDMYLMLDIVLNHTSHKHEWAQKARAGEKEYQDYFYFFDNRTIPDQFEKNMPEVFPESAPGNFTWIEECQKWVMTVFHKYQWDLNYSNPKVFVEMLDNVLFYANLGIDILRIDAPAFLWKEIGTNCQNLPQAHTILQLLKQCVQVTAPGMALLGEAIVAPSAIMKYFGQERYKAMECDFAYNATQMALQWDALATGQVSVMLSAQPILAEKPFGTSWITYTRCHDDIGLGYDDYMIQEAGYNSYEHRKYLKEYFSGSHAGSPSRGALFSVNPKTQDARISGTLASLCGLEKAIENNSAVQIVSSIQKILLMQANSFFLGGLPMLFYGDEAAYLNDYSFLQNPAKSYDNRWMHRPVIDWEKNKLTEVPGTIESQVFSGTQKLLAIRRKLSVVADTKNTKWLPRHNIHVAGFLRNGGGKSLYCIFNYSQDSSYLTWYAFKQNGTIPVKLFDHWREEEYLISSDEDYLILDPYAFYLLEVVE; encoded by the coding sequence ATGAATAATAACCAGATCGTTAATGCACTTTTTGATGCCGTGCAAAATAATAATCTCGACATAGCTGGTACTGATAAAAAATTCTATACAAAACTTGTACTGCATGCCGCAGAAATCAGGGATTTATACACAAAACTTTATGCACAACACCCTGCGTACAGCGAAAATTTTTCGAAGCTTATTGAAGTATTGATCGCAGCGAACCAGAATCGTGCTACCGACTTAAAGAACCGTGATAATAAGAAAGCCGAAAACTGGTATCTGAGTAACGAGCTGGCAGGAATGAGCCTGTACGTGGATCGGTTTTGCGGGCATCTCACCAAACTGCCGGGCAAACTGGATTATGTTCTCAATCTGGGTGTAAACCTTTTGCACCTCATGCCCGTTTTTGAAAGTCCGGAAAACGAAAGCGACGGAGGTTATGCAGTATCTGACTTCAGGAAAGTGGATAAAAAGTTTGGCACGCTGAAAGACCTGCATAAACTAAGGCAAACCATGCAGGAAAAGGACATGTATCTCATGCTTGATATTGTGCTGAACCATACTTCACATAAACACGAATGGGCCCAGAAAGCCAGAGCAGGAGAAAAAGAGTACCAGGATTATTTTTACTTTTTTGATAACCGTACCATTCCTGATCAGTTTGAGAAGAATATGCCTGAGGTTTTTCCGGAAAGTGCACCGGGAAATTTCACCTGGATTGAAGAATGCCAGAAATGGGTCATGACTGTTTTTCACAAATACCAATGGGACCTGAATTACAGCAATCCGAAGGTTTTTGTCGAAATGCTGGATAATGTATTGTTCTATGCAAATCTGGGTATTGATATTTTGAGGATTGACGCACCGGCTTTTCTATGGAAAGAGATTGGCACCAATTGTCAGAATCTGCCGCAGGCACATACGATTTTACAACTTTTAAAGCAATGTGTCCAGGTTACAGCACCGGGTATGGCATTATTGGGCGAAGCTATTGTTGCTCCTTCGGCCATTATGAAATATTTCGGACAGGAGCGTTATAAAGCTATGGAGTGCGATTTTGCATACAACGCTACACAAATGGCTTTACAGTGGGATGCACTGGCAACCGGCCAGGTTTCGGTTATGCTGTCTGCCCAGCCAATATTAGCTGAAAAACCTTTTGGAACTTCCTGGATTACGTACACACGCTGTCATGATGATATTGGATTAGGCTATGATGATTATATGATCCAGGAAGCTGGCTACAATAGTTATGAACACCGGAAATACCTGAAAGAATATTTTTCAGGATCACATGCAGGTTCTCCTTCCAGAGGCGCGTTGTTCTCGGTAAATCCCAAAACCCAGGATGCCCGGATCAGCGGGACACTGGCTTCATTATGCGGACTGGAAAAAGCGATTGAAAATAATAGTGCTGTCCAGATTGTTTCTTCTATTCAGAAAATATTATTGATGCAGGCCAATAGTTTTTTTCTGGGCGGGCTTCCTATGCTTTTTTATGGTGATGAAGCTGCATATCTCAATGACTATTCATTCTTACAGAACCCTGCCAAAAGTTATGATAACCGCTGGATGCACCGGCCTGTTATTGACTGGGAAAAGAATAAACTGACCGAAGTACCGGGGACCATAGAAAGTCAGGTATTTTCGGGAACACAAAAACTTTTGGCTATACGTAGAAAATTGTCCGTTGTAGCCGACACAAAAAATACCAAATGGCTGCCAAGACATAATATTCATGTGGCAGGTTTTTTAAGAAATGGAGGAGGAAAAAGCCTGTATTGTATCTTCAATTACAGTCAGGATAGCTCCTATTTAACATGGTATGCCTTTAAGCAAAATGGTACTATTCCGGTAAAACTTTTTGACCACTGGCGTGAAGAAGAGTATCTGATCAGTTCTGATGAAGATTATCTGATCCTGGATCCGTATGCTTTTTATTTGTTGGAAGTTGTAGAATAA